The Populus alba chromosome 6, ASM523922v2, whole genome shotgun sequence genome contains a region encoding:
- the LOC118053457 gene encoding leucine-rich repeat extensin-like protein 4, with protein sequence MKAKTHILPFFATLTLICLTTAQHHSFSSNAGPRDSQTIHIKQSHRQLLHYREELDIEDEYLMLPACLKFDNPRLRSAYIALQAWKLAIISDPLNLTSNWDGSDVCNYTGVFCATSLDNSSIQTVAGIDLNHGDMAGHLVEELGLLTDIALFHVNSNRFCGKVPKSFKKLKLLYELDLSNNRFAGRFPYVVLDLPKLKYLDLRFNEFEGDLPKELFDKDLDAIFINHNRFALELPDNFGNSPVSVIVLANNKFHGCFPTSLVNMSKTLNEVILMNNGLRSCLPREIGLLKKVTVFDVSNNKLFGSLPDNIGEMESLELLNVAHNMLSGNIPGSVCMLPHLKNFSYAYNFFTGEPPACLDLENFDDGRNCLRNRPKQRSTLQCKVFLSRPVKCEAFKCHKFDPSPRPPPVTSPPPPPPQSPPPPPPPSPAPPSALPSTPPPSSMPPPPPINPPPPVYFPPPPPNPSPPPPPPPIYQSPPPPPPPSCAEHPPPPSPPPCHEQLPPPSPPVQYLPPPPPVYNSPPPPAPVYNGPLPPISGIPYASPPPPPLY encoded by the coding sequence ATGAAGGCAAAGACTCACATTCTTCCATTCTTTGCCACTCTCACTCTCATTTGCCTGACCACTGCCCAACACCACTCTTTTTCTAGCAATGCTGGCCCTAGAGACTCGCAAACAATACATATTAAGCAAAGCCATAGACAGCTTTTACACTACAGAGAGGAACTTGATATAGAAGATGAGTATCTGATGTTACCAGCTTGCCTCAAATTCGACAACCCTAGACTCAGAAGTGCCTACATTGCACTCCAAGCATGGAAACTAGCCATCATCTCGGACCCATTGAACCTCACATCCAACTGGGATGGATCCGACGTCTGCAACTACACTGGTGTCTTCTGTGCCACATCTCTCGACAATTCGTCGATTCAAACCGTTGCTGGGATTGATCTAAATCATGGCGACATGGCAGGGCACTTGGTTGAAGAGCTCGGACTCCTGACGGACATTGCCTTGTTTCACGTTAACTCCAACAGATTCTGCGGGAAAGTACCAAAATCTTTCAAGAAACTAAAACTACTCTACGAGCTGGATCTAAGCAACAATCGTTTTGCGGGCAGGTTTCCTTACGTTGTTCTTGATCTTCCAAAGCTCAAGTATCTTGATCTTCGATTTAATGAGTTTGAAGGTGATTTGCCGAAAGAACTGTTTGACAAGGATCTCGACGCAATATTCATAAACCACAACAGGTTTGCTCTTGAATTACCTGATAATTTTGGTAACTCACCGGTTTCTGTTATTGTTCTTGCGAATAATAAATTCCACGGGTGTTTTCCGACAAGTTTGGTTAACATGTCTAAGACCCTAAATGAAGTGATTCTCATGAACAATGGCTTGCGCTCGTGTTTACCTAGGGAGATAGGATTGCTTAAGAAGGTGACAGTTTTTGATGTGAGTAATAACAAACTCTTCGGTTCTTTGCCTGACAACATCGGAGAAATGGAGAGTCTAGAACTGCTAAATGTGGCACATAATATGCTGTCAGGAAATATCCCTGGTAGCGTGTGTATGCTTCCACATCTGAAGAACTTTAGTTATGCTTATAACTTCTTCACTGGTGAACCACCAGCGTGTTTGGATTTGGAAAATTTTGATGATGGCAGGAATTGTTTGAGGAACAGGCCCAAACAGAGATCAACATTGCAATGTAAAGTGTTCTTGTCTAGGCCAGTTAAGTGTGAGGCTTTTAAATGTCACAAGTTCGATCCTTCTCCACGGCCCCCACCGGTTACTTCACCCCCACCACCCCCGCCACAATCACcaccacccccacccccacctTCACCAGCTCCTCCATCAGCATTACCCTCAACACCCCCTCCATCATCAATGCCGCCGCCACCCCCAATAAATCCACCTCCCCCCGTCTACTTCCCACCACCCCCGCCAAACCCATCTCCACCACCCCCGCCACCTCCTATTTATCAATCACcccctccaccaccacctccctCATGTGCAGAACACCCTCCACCTCCATCACCTCCGCCATGCCATGAGCAACTGCCTCCACCATCACCTCCAGTTCAATACTTGCCGCCTCCACCTCCAGTTTATAATTCACCGCCTCCACCAGCTCCAGTGTATAATGGTCCATTGCCACCGATTAGTGGCATACCTTACGCAtctccaccacctccaccgCTCTACTAA